CTTGGAGGTGCTTTCTCATTCTTCTTCTATTGCATCGACCTCGACTAAAGATCAACATGATATATGTCTCTGGTTCGCTCTCGCAACCTCCATCCCGAGGATCTTCATCCTTTTCCCTCGGTTTGGCAAGGCATGTGACGAAGATGGTGGCCCTAGCGTCTTCGACGAGGTTGTCATTTGTACAAGGACCCAATTGTATTATCTGTATTATTCTAGGCCCTGATGAGAGGGTTTCTAGGTAATTTACACTTTAATTTAGGTCTTTCTTGTAGTGTTGTATCATTTTTGCTAAATTCAATGTCAACTTCTGGGATCACTGAGTTGTTAAAGAAcaacaatgcgatgcaccggttCATGTAGTTAGACTGGTGATACTACACCATGGAAGAAGGCCTTCGAGAGaaaagacaattatggtttgttaGATAGCGATCCACGCCTAAGTTTCTTCTTCTTTAAAACACACGAGCAGTTGACAACTCCTAAATTGATATATCGCTTCGTTTCTTCCTTCAAAACAGTCAACCAGGAAGCGACCAGCTCCTTTCTCGCTCTGTCGGCGAGGCTGTGGGTTCTTTTCCCAATGATTGTCGCTTCGATGGTGGAAGGGCAGGGAAACTCCGGCCCTTCGCCTCAGCTATTAGTTTGTCCTACATTGGCGTTTGGATGGCATTGGCGCCTATGTTTGGAAAAAAATCCCCCATCCCGACGCCGTCCTAGATGGTGAACTTGAGGGGTTCGTGGGAGCCTTATTCCATCGTTCGCTTGGTGCAATCGATCTACTGGTGTTTGTTCTGTCTGCAGTTGATCTTGTGCGGTGTTGTCTTTATTTAGGGGAAGACTAAGGTCCAAGAACAAGGTTGGAGGCTGGTGATGGTTTCAGTATTCTGCCTCGATGATATTGATAGCATGTGATGGATCCCAAGTTTTGTTGAGCAGTCAGATGACCCCCAGCCGATGCGCAACCATAACAATGGCCTTGCCGATGGCAAACCTCTTATTTGGCTCACAAAGGCCTATCCAGGCGATGGTGCTTTTTGTTCTGTGACAACAACAAGTGGTAAGGACGGCGTTTGCAAAGATTTACAGGGGTAGTAGATAGGTAGGTTTTTAGTCCTCACAGGGACGGTGTTTGGACGGATGATGACACTTCTGCTTTGAGTCAGTCTTCTTGGCTCCGATTCTTCTCAAGTCCGTCTATTGGTACAGATTAGACATAACTTCGACGTAGATTCCTGCCAGCTCCTTCGAGCGGCGAGGTTATGGTTTCTCACTTTGCGTATGCAACGGCTATATTTGGTGTCAGGTTCTTCAGATCGATTTAAGGATTCAAAGGCGACGGCTGCGGCTTCAGGGCGCTGGTCCTTAGGGGCGCGTGCACGAAAACTTCCCGGCTGTCATCGATAGTGTCAGGCCGGCTCCGGTATGGGAGCGGCGACAACGGCGCATCGGTGGCTCATTCTGGCGGCAACAATGGTTGTTTGGTGGTCCATGgatctcgatgtaatttttattatgtttgaggtgctttGCACTTCCGATGAATCTTTATAATACATCTAATTCTTTTGAAAAAGAAAAGTAAACTTTATAGACATGCCGAGCGTAGACAATCCCACAGACAAGGGCATTACTGCCAAGACTGGAGGTGACGGGGACGCAAGACCCGGGAAGCAGGCCACCTCGTCACCGCTCCTTCCATTGGTCCGTGCCCACGCACGCCGACAGTTTCCTGTCCTACCCCTCGTCGCTAGTCGTTGCTTGCTCCGATTTTCCACCCACAATCCGGGCCAGAACACCCGGGGAGCGAAGCAAGAAACCGAGGGCTCTCCTCCCAAGCGCGGATCTACCAGCCTACCCCTACCAGGGCGCGGGCCGCGCGAGGCTCTGGCCTTCCGCTCCTCCAGCATGAGGTAAGCTCCTGGCTCCACTCGCGGTGGCTCCTCTCCTCCCCCTTCGATTCCAGCACTGCTGCATAGATAGCTTCGTCAGGCCAATGGGGAATTTTCGTTAATATACTAGCTCTATGCGTGAATGGTGTTCATTTGACACCCATCTCGACTTAATTAGGCCAAGATAGGGGATTTTTCACTGATTGTATGCGTTACCCGGTCGAATGAGGCTGGATGGAGCAGGATTAATTAGTGGATCAGGCTCTGTATCCGCTGAAAGCAGATGCGGAGATGTGTATCTGAGCAATGCATTCAGGTGCCCGAGGGAGCGACTCGGATGTGCGTTTGGGGAATGCCATTTTGATTGATGGCCGGGGTGAATCTGATCCAGGGACGCCAGCCGCAAGCTTGATCCCGTTGACCTTAGCCGTGCGGTCTGGTTGCCTGCTCCACTAAGTGCAAGCCACACGAATCTGGTAGTGGTATCTGTGAGGCTGCGCTCAGCTCCCTGCACCTGCAGAATGCTAGAGATTCAAGTGAGACAGAGGAACGTTATCATTGTCGATCCGGTTCTCAGATCCTTGAGTGAAACAGGGATATTCTTGTTCTTCCATTGTCACTGCCTTCCCTTTTCGGATTCTGATGTAGCCTGAAAGCGAGGATCTCATGACAACCACCACCACGGCTGACTCTTGGTACCCCTGTGAGATCACGTCAAGCACCATGCGATCGGCATATATAGCTTTGTTTTTGATGGATTGGCCTGTTAACTAATAGTACTAGGTCCTGAGTTTCAGTTCCAGGGGAGACACTTCGTTCGTTTAAACCAACTAGTATAGCAGTTCAAATACTCTACTTTGCAGTTTTGTGTGGAAATCTTTGAATGTTGCCTCATCACACCCTTGCAGTTAGTGGCAAACTCACCTGATATATTTGTATATATCTAGTTCTGTTTTACATATGTATTCCTCGGTTTTATGCGTATAGTTTGAAGCATGAAAAACAGGAACCCTTCTAGGTATTATGTCTACAATTCCCATGTGGTGTGAATGCAATTAACTTTCTGGACCATAGTTCAGTATTCATTCATTACAACCGTTTCATTGTAGATCTTTTGCACCCATCTGCCACGCCTCGAAACATACTGTGCACATGTGAGATACCCTATAGATCCTTGCTAAGGACTTAAGGAGTGAATTTAAGCTTAATTGCACTGATGATGTGAATAGTGGATTGAAACATGTCTATTCTGTTGTGTCACAGAAATATCCCCAGGATTCTGTTAGTGTCATGTGGCATCCATCGGGGTATATGGAATGTTTACCTAATTATTATTCTGCCTTCTTTCAGGGGAAAAAAGATGATATATGGATTCTCCATCTCCCTTATCCTCATCAACCTGGCTTCCATAATGGAGCGGGCTGATGAGAATCTCCTCCCCGCTGTTTACAAGGAAGTCAGTGCCGCCTTCGATGCTGGTCCCACTGATCTGGGGTACCTTACGTTTATTATGAACTTTCTGAAGTCCATAGCATCTCCCTTGGCAGGTGTCCTTGCTCTTCAGTATGACCGCCCCACTATTCTTGCAATCGGAACTGTCTTCTGGGCTCTATCAACAGGGGCCGTTGGTGTCAGCCAGTACTTTCAGCAGGTTGCATTCTGGAGAGGTGTAAATGGTATCGGACTTGCCATTGTCATACCATCACTTCAGTCCTTCATTGCTGATAGCTACAGAGAGGGCACCCGTGGCGCCGGATTTGGTTTGTTGAGCCTCATTGGCTCAATAGGTGGTATAGGAGGAAGTATTGTGGCAACAGTTATGGCTGGAAGGGATTATTGGGGATTTCCTGGATGGCGGTTTGCATTTATTGTGGTCGCGTTTGCAAGCTTGTTGATTGGGCTTCTTGTTTACTTTTACACCGTTGATCCTAGAAAAACATCTCCAGGAAACTTTGGTGACGACGACACCAATGAGAGGTATGGTTTTCTTCAGGTTTTAGATAAATTCTTTGATAGACATTTAATAGTACAAATGTAATCATGAAAGCGTAATTAGCATGTATAGTATTGTTGGTGATCAAGTGCTgacattttttttcttctgttttcatATCAAACATTATGCTTGCAACTTTTCTCATTCAACTTCCTCTCAGCTCTAAACTATCCAGCTGAGCTGGAATTTTGAGGAAGTGTACCTTGTTTTCTTTTTCTAAGCTGATGTGTCGGATGACCACTTGATTCTACATTAACTTTCGATGTAACAGTACGTGTATCTGTCCTTAAAGCATAATGTTGCTATCTCATGTAAATGGCAGGTCGCGTTTGGTTGGTAACAGTGTTTTCCCTCCACTGTCCATCTGGAACGATTCATGGATAACAGCAAGATCTGTCATGAAAGTGCGGACATTTCAAATCATCGTCTTGCAAGGCATAGTCGGCTCCTTGCCATGGACTGCTGTCGTTTTCTTCACAATGTGGTTCGAGCTAATTGGTATGAGTACAAACCAACGGATATTTCCAATATTTGAATTGACAATAACTCCTTGCTGGAGTTAAACATTAACAAAGTCTTGAAACCTCGTAGGTTTCGATAACAAAAGCTCGGCGGGGTTAAACAGCCTATTTGCCATCGGCTGCGCGAGTGGATCATTTCTTGGTGGAGTAATCGCAGACCGTGTGTCAAGACGCTACCCGGATTCAGGTCGCATCATGTGTGCTCAGTTCAGTGCCTTCATGGGCATCCCTTTCACATGGATCCTCCTCACGGTCATCCCGCAGTCAGTCGACTACTGGTACAGCTATGCTGTCACGCTGTTCCTGATGGGGCTCACCATAAGCTGGTGCGCCACCTGCGCGAACAACCCGATGTTCGCAGAGGTGGTCCCTCCCAAGCACCGCACCATGATCTACGCGTTCGACCGCGCGTTCGAGGGCTCCTTCTCGTCGCTGGCTGCTCCCGCTGTCGGCATGGTGACCGAGAAGGTCTACGGTTACAACGCGAAGACTGTGAACCTGGCGGACGGGTCAGTGGCAGGGGCATACGCGCTCTCAAGAGGGCTGTTGACCATGATGATCGTTCCATTTGGTCTGTGCTGCCTGTTCTACACTCCGCTGTACTTCGTGTTCAAGCGTGACCGCGAGAACGCGAGGTTGGCGGCCAGCGCCAAGGATCTGGAGCTAATGTGATGCTCCACGTTTTTTTTACCAGTTTGTTGTTTCAGTTGCAGTATTCGTTAATGCGGTTAGTTGATTCAGTTTGGGGTTGAAATGGTGCAGTTGACAGAATACAGGTTTCACCTTCTTGAGACAGATGAGAAGTACACCTTCAGACACATGAAAAGAAATACGTGAGTACACCTTCAGACAGATGACAAGAAATACACGGGTAGAGACGGTGATTTTAATTTTGCCAATTAGAGAGGATATATATTGTACTAAAACATTGTGTAGGTAAATAAATGGCAGCTGTCATGTTCAATCTCACCGTGCCTaggatttattttttcttttgtctCCTGTAATCCTGAACTGAATTTTTAGATGAAGAGGGCGTTGCCCCTGATCCTGAACTAGTGAACTTGGTTAAGCAAGAGGAATGAACattcagtctgacgactggatttgtATTTGCCTCCGGCATTATGTTTTCTTGTGCAGAAGCTGCATCATTTGAGTTCAGACAACCAAAACATGCATCCACCACAACTTTGTAGTATGGTTTCTCTTGATACAAATCGTGGGAGACCCTTTTCTCAAACAGAAAACTGCAAGATGAACCTTTTTATTTTTTGCGTGGGAAAAAGGATGTACAACTGTTACGGCTATAACAAATGTAGGATGCCCATGCTTTCAAATGGAGAATATCAGGCCTTGAACTAAGTCTTGAAGGCATGCAGGACCAAATTCATACTAGTATTTTAAAGAATATAAACTGGACAACTTTAAAACATGTTTTGCTTCATTCTCTACTTCAGGCAGATGAACTGTAGAATTAGAGAGCATAAATTTTAGGTAGatgaagaaatggcaaccatctccTTTTATTATCCTGCCTAAACCTGCTTAGGATCAGTGTAGTTTGTGGGGTATTTCTCACGAGAGTTTTGGTAAAAATACAACCTCTGAAAGAAAAAAGGATAATCATTTCTTTTCAGAGCTCCGTTCCTCATCCTTTTGTAACGCACACCACTCGCCTTTCATCCAGTCCCACGCCCACGGCGCACATGGCAAGCGCCTACCTCTCAAGCTTCCGGCAGGCCGCCCCCACCGCCACCAGCGGCGGCGCCGGCGCGTCACCGAGGCCGAGGCCAAGAGCGGTGGCATGCCACGCCTCCGAGCCGTCGGGCACGGGCAGGCGTTCAGCTTGCCTCCGCCTCGGCATCGGCCTCGCCACCGCCGCCATGCCTGTGCTCCACACCGCGCCCGCCCGCTCCACCGCTGACGCCGACGAGGACCCGGAGCCGGCCAACAACGGCTGGTGGCTCACCGAGTTCCCCTTGCCGGTGCCCAAGATCCGCAACAGTACGTACACGCCAACCTTCCCATACACACTCCTACCATATATAGCACCTCCATCATCCTCAAAGACTTTCATGGCGCAGAGGAGATCAACAATGGCGAGTCGGGGACGCGGTCCTTCGTGAAGAACGGCATCTACATGGCCGACATCGGGCCGAGCTTCGCGGCGCACGCCTACCGGATACGCAGCTCCGCCTTCGACCTGCTGGCGCTGGAGGACCTGCTCGGCAAGGAGGCCTCCAACTACGTCAACAAGTACCTCCGCCTCAAGGCCACCTTCATCTACTACGACTTCGACAAGCTCAtcaccgccgccgaccccgacgCCAAGCCGCCGCTCCTCGGCCTCGCCAACCGCCTCTTCGACAGCTTCGAGAGGCTGCAGGCCGCCGTCACCACCAAGGACGACGCCGACATCGGGTCCTGCTACGCTGATACCAAGCTCATCCTGCAGGAAGTCATGACAAGAATGGCCTAGCTGGCTAGCTTGCTCGCTAGGACAAACACTTCTTTAATTTTCTCTGAATGTACATTTAGTAATGATACTGAGAAATGCCATGATTTTAGTCATGAACAATTGCCAGAGATACCACACAGTTAATGGAATGCTTCTTCCGAGCGATTAGTCAGAGTTAATTATGTGAATGCTCTGCGTTTTTTTTGAACAGTTCCATGTTTCAGTTGCTGTGCTCGTTAACCAGTTAGAGTTGATTCAGTTTGGACTTGAAGACAGAGTACAGGTTTCACCTTTTTCAGATAGATGTAAAGTACACGAATACAGACCACCTTCTTCAGTTCGGACAGAGGAAAAGTACACAAGCTCAGACTGTGTCTTGTTGCTTTGCTGTCAAACTTTTGGTAATTTTAACTACATATACTAAATCTCCAAACAAAATTACCCTTTACCCCTTACCCAAATAACTCTAGGATATATTTTCTGTTGTTGTCTGAAAACGTGGACCTAAGCAAGACTGCAAGAGAAACATCCACACTGACCAATGGTGATACTATTTGCAGAGGATGTAACAGCTATACTCATCTGGTTTGGTACCTAAAGTAGCTCTATTTGCAGAATAACTCCAGTATATGTTGTTACAGTAAGTTCAGAGAAGCATAGAGAAAGACAGGATCGTATGGATTGACTTGCTCCTACAAACAGTTTCAAGTTCCAGCTTTCTTAATTGCCTCTCTCCAATCCAAATTCATATCAAAACGGCAAAACCTTGCATGACTACAGTCAAAGTACAGTTGCTTCGACCACTGATTAAGCCCCAAACACCATCCACACACATCCTAGCAGCTAATTAAGTACTAGTAGAAGTTTTGGAGAACTAAATAAAGAACTAACCTGGCTACGGCTCTACTTGCTTCATAGAGAAAGACATGATCATACAGCTTGACTTACTCCTGCAACATTTTGATGTTTCATGTTCCAATCCTTTTGATTGCCTCTCCCCAACCCAGATTTcataacaaaaatacaaaatagtGCATGATTGCAGCTAAGGTAGCTCCGACCAAAgctcagggcatctccagccgcgcccccaacaggccctccccaagtgattttgccgcgccggcgctaaaaaaaggccccagtcgcgcccccagaagcccgtttttcgccggctcgg
Above is a window of Triticum dicoccoides isolate Atlit2015 ecotype Zavitan chromosome 5B, WEW_v2.0, whole genome shotgun sequence DNA encoding:
- the LOC119312394 gene encoding sugar phosphate exchanger 3-like, whose protein sequence is MRGKKMIYGFSISLILINLASIMERADENLLPAVYKEVSAAFDAGPTDLGYLTFIMNFLKSIASPLAGVLALQYDRPTILAIGTVFWALSTGAVGVSQYFQQVAFWRGVNGIGLAIVIPSLQSFIADSYREGTRGAGFGLLSLIGSIGGIGGSIVATVMAGRDYWGFPGWRFAFIVVAFASLLIGLLVYFYTVDPRKTSPGNFGDDDTNERSRLVGNSVFPPLSIWNDSWITARSVMKVRTFQIIVLQGIVGSLPWTAVVFFTMWFELIGFDNKSSAGLNSLFAIGCASGSFLGGVIADRVSRRYPDSGRIMCAQFSAFMGIPFTWILLTVIPQSVDYWYSYAVTLFLMGLTISWCATCANNPMFAEVVPPKHRTMIYAFDRAFEGSFSSLAAPAVGMVTEKVYGYNAKTVNLADGSVAGAYALSRGLLTMMIVPFGLCCLFYTPLYFVFKRDRENARLAASAKDLELM
- the LOC119312395 gene encoding photosynthetic NDH subunit of lumenal location 3, chloroplastic-like, whose translation is MASAYLSSFRQAAPTATSGGAGASPRPRPRAVACHASEPSGTGRRSACLRLGIGLATAAMPVLHTAPARSTADADEDPEPANNGWWLTEFPLPVPKIRNKEINNGESGTRSFVKNGIYMADIGPSFAAHAYRIRSSAFDLLALEDLLGKEASNYVNKYLRLKATFIYYDFDKLITAADPDAKPPLLGLANRLFDSFERLQAAVTTKDDADIGSCYADTKLILQEVMTRMA